From the Coffea eugenioides isolate CCC68of chromosome 1, Ceug_1.0, whole genome shotgun sequence genome, the window AAAGACAATTGGACCAACTATTCCATCCATGTACTTAGAAAAGCGCCTTGAAGATGACAAGCAGTATTGTCTCAATCTTTTTAAGCCAATGACTAATGCTTGCATGTCATGGCTAAATGAAAGGTCAATCAGTTCAGTTGTTTATGTATCATTTGGAAGTTTGGCAGAACTTGAAGTTAAGCAGATGGAAGAATTAGCATGGGGCTTGAGAGCTAGCAGCTATTATTTTCTCTGGGTGGTTAGAGAATCAGAGTCAAAGAAGCTGCCAAAAGACTTTGTTAAAGAAACATTTGGCAAAGGACTAATAATCTCATGGTGTCCTCAGCTTGACGTTTTAGCCCACAAATCTATAGGGTGCTTTATAACTCATTGTGGGTGGAATTCAACATTGGAGGCCTTAAGTTTGGGAGTCCCGATGATAGCAATGCCACAATGGACAGATCAAAGCACAAATGCCAAGTTTGTAATGGACGTTTGGAAAATGGGAATCAAAGCTGGGCCAGATGAAGCTGGAATTGTCAGAAGAGATGCGATTAGTCAATGCATAAAGCTAGTGATGGACGGGAAGAAAGGACAAGAGATTAGTAAGCATGCAAAAAAGTGGAAGGATTTAGCACGACAGGCTTTTGATGAAGGGGGAAGTTcagacaaaaatattaaagacTTTGTCTCCAAATTGATTCAATCTTGGAGAGATTGAAACAGTgtattttctcttcttttggaTGGTGCTTTTTTGAAAGTTTGTAATAAACTTTACTTCGCTTATTGtagaatttataaaaaaaaaaaaaaaaaaacttttatgtAGTAGAAAATTTGgagaaaaattttttattttcttttcctttattttctttcctttcttcttctttctctccaCACCATCACTGCTTTTCcttccccctctctctctctcctatCCCCCACTATCGCCACCATActttcccctctttttttttaaaaaaaaaattttcctctCCTTCCCTCTCCTCCTTCtcctcctctctttttctttctcctccttCTCTCCCTTGTCCTGCTTTCCCTAATCCCATCCTCCTACCCTTTTCCCTAGTAGGCAACCAAAGATCTGATCGCACGCAAAGAGATCTAGTCGTCAATCAGGGGAAGGGGTTGGAGATGGGGTTAGGGAAAGGAGGGAGGAAAGAGGAGAAGAGGGGAAAGGACAGggaggggaaaaacaaaagatgCCAACCGGCGGTGTTGTCGACTAGTAGTGGTGAGTTGAGATaggagagaaggaaaaaaaaaaagaaggaaaggaaagaaaaaagtttgcgtatttttaagtatttttggggtattttaaaaaaatttagaatattTTTAGAAGATTGCTATAGATAAAGTTGTAAAAGAGTTTATTTATTACAAATCAGGCAAAAAAAACTTGCACTCAAACATAGTCTTGGGTTTATGCCAATCGTGGCCAGTTAAAATAAGCACTTCAAATCCTTTGTTCCAAAATCACCATTTGTCCTGTCTATTTTGTGTTTATATAGTTGTCACGTACATTGATGCATTGATAACTCAAACAAATTAGTGGGATAGACGGATAGAGGATTTAAAGTGTAAAATAAGAGCGGAAGCAAGCACGGACGAGAGGAATCTTTTCTAATAATAATATTTGGCCCGtagaaaaagcaaagaaaatgaTTGTGTTTCACTCCAACGGGTTGCCTAGCGTTCACTTTTACGGCTTGCAATTTGCACAAACTCTTAACCTCTTATTACCgacaaagaaaaggaattacAATTTGCATAGTAGCAATGCTAGTGGATAATTCCTTAGATTATAgctcgaaaaaaaaaagttctcaATTGTAGTTCTGACAAGTTGGTCTTCCTAAACTATGCTTGCCTAACTTACTAAGCACGGCAGCacagaaatttttaaaaaactgtGGACGGCCATGATTTGGCCTCAAAATTTTATGCGGTTCAAATCACGTCTTGTAACTTGATTTTCACGTCAAGTGTGAGGCCcacaaaaatttgttctaaAGTTACGTCGTGTGCAAAGAAAGTTACACCGTGTGCAATTGATGTTACTCACAGTGCAAAATGCACACAACCTGCACAaacggttgcacctgcaaccgtttGTGCCCCTTGTCCGTTGTTTGCAAAGCTTGTCATTGTTTTGCAGGTATAGGATAGAAGAGGATAGCTTTGTAGGATAAAAACACATGCCTTCCTCCCTATCCATGTCCGCCCTTTCTCTCTCTTAGGCTAATGCTGGTAGTACTTCGCATTAAAATACAagtatttcttttccattttacCTGAAACAATTTAGCAAATCTTTAGCTATACCCTTTTTTTTGgggtagattttttttttttttttgtaagtaagtattttctttccattttaaatATAACGTTTAccaaatatttatttaaatttttttataaaaaaaaagtttgggaaataattactataatagTTTTTTTTAAGATGTAATATATccaagataaaaagatgattaaaaaattatgtaaaagaaatattcaagaaaaatgtaaatttttttcacaaaaattaaCAATCCAAATAAGGACTAAGCCATTGGATAAGTACTAGAAGTCAACACATGTTGGCTCACTTAATAAGAAATGATAACATCTTTTGAGAAATTGAGTACTTAAATTTTGCTACTGAAAATGTGAGAAATATGTTGATagataatatataaatattcaaactatttttgcaaaatgaaaaaggaataaGTATTGATAACGTTTCatgtaaaatttgaaatattCAAGCAATAAGCTAAACTCTTGCATgacattacaagaaaaatagaatttgtttgcttgttttggaATCTATTagttgaaaaaaattttgggaatAGCTTAGCCAGGTTTTTTCGCACATTCTCAACTCCTAGGTTCCCAACACATGTTGCCCATTCTTTCCAATTTAGCCATCGGGAAGCCTTTGCAAAAGGTTTAGCAAATGGGAAGATTGCCTGCCGTGCTTAGCCTTtaccttttcaaaaaaaaaaaaaaacttaaggCTACCGTGCTTTGTAAGCATGGCAGGACTGGTTGTTTCAATTATTGGTTACCGTACTGACTAAGCACAGTAGCCTTGACctgttttattaaaaaaaaaaatgtgtggaTCACCTACTATCCTTAGTTAACACGGTAGGTATAGTATGAGAATATACATTTGTCAGAACAACATTTCACCGAATTTTCTTTTCGGCTATAATCTAAGAAATTAGCCAATGCTACTGGGGTTATTGATAAATTCCAATCTTCCTCTTATCACAaacaccaaaaagaaaaaaaaaaaaaaaaaaaaaaaggaactctATTGATGCCTTTTGTAGGTTTTTataatgggataatttcagatacctcccctgaggtttctgacagtttCACTCCCCTCCCCTGTGGTTTCTGAAATTCCACAAACCTCCCCTAAAACTAAATAGGCAATGTCAAAATAGACCcaatttaaaaatgaaaacaataaaaaatcaGTAGCTGAAGAGAGAAACAAGTGTATACCACAAATGCCCTCATTATCTTGGGTTAGAAAGCTAATCTGAtgtgaagaaaaaggagggAATTCAAGAAGAATGAAACTTGAGGGGATGTAAGTGAGACCAATGCATTCATTGAGGTGTGAACGTCAGTAGTGAACAAAATGGAAGGCAACGGCTCTTTCTGGTAGTCagttcatcttccttctttgtACGTCTCTTCTTAGGCTTGGCACTGGATGAATTGTGTTCAACTGAATCCTTTCCATTTGTTCCTTCTGAGTCATAATTTGAAGATTTAGTCATTCCATCCACCTTAACTTCAACTTCATCACCAATATGCTTATTAGCTATCTCAatgtctaaaaatgaaaatctCCTGAAATTGCATAAAAACCTGTTGATTGAACCAGAAAGTTGTCTTCTTTGGGATGCAAACAatcaagagcagtaacaaggaGTTCAGAGAGTATTTCAGCCGAAGACGCCTTAATATCCTTCACTTTGCCAAGCATAACAGAGCAATTAGTAGATCTATGTGGCCCAGCTTTCCACGATTTCTTATCACCATTTGATTGTCCTACTCCTCCACCCCATAAGGAAGAAGCGCAGCAGCCACAATCCTTCCTTCTTCATTCAAAATATTATATGTTGATGCAGCATTTCTCTGCAATATGAGGAAAATAAGAAACTAGAAAAACTTATGCCAGGCCAACACAAGTGCAGAAGAGAAGCAAAAATCGACAAAAAATGCTTCACCAAAATTTGCTGTCTAAGAATAAACTACTGCCGGTTCAAGTAGATTGAGATACACAAAAGGCTAAGTCATCAAGGTATGAGCCAAATCTCTATGTCCACAGACAGCACTGCTATGCATGTTACAGATATTAAGACATCAAGGAAGCACAAAACTCACACTGGAAGGCACTGTAGAATGCAAGCAAAACATCCAGATAGAATCTTGTTAAAAGATGTAGATATAAACACATGAAATCTGGAAGGGTGCTGGTTGTATGAATGAACGTTTGAAGAAATTCATGAGTTATAATGAGTTTGCATTAAGCCTGATTGTATAATCTTTATCAATCATTGATTAAATCCATCTGCATTTAATATGAAACCAGAACACGTTTACAAACAGTAATTTACCATCTGTAAGAAAACCAAAGCAGTACACTTACCGAATCAATTGCTTCAAGTTTCATGCCCATAGACCGAATAAATTGCCGAAGGTCAGGACTTACTGGCTGGATATGCCTCCCACAACCAAGAATTAATATTCCTGATATCATCAGCAGATATAGAAATTAACAACTGAATGAAAAAAGCTTATGGCAAAAAAGTGATTCACTGAAACTAATTTACTACTACTACTTCAATAGGATCACATCTGTCGACAGGTTCACCAAATCTGTCAAAAGCTGCGCACAAGACACTAGTGTGTAAATCTTGTTTCCAGTTCAGAACTAGTACAAGAGCTGatcaaagattaaaaaaaaaaaagctgctCAACCCcaacattaaaataaatttgTGGTTTGTAACAATGAGTGCACGCTTTGTTCAATGTCAATAGAAGGAAAGGGCTATAGGCCCAATGAAAGATTTCAGGAAAACCAAAActaagccaaaaaaaaatgtctGAGAGGCATTCCTTTGGCGAAATTCTTCAAGAAAGGCCCTGAGAGACTGAACAAACTCTGGAAAATCTATCTCCTCAAGCGCCTTGAAAACATCCTCAGCATTTATTATCTGCCTATTCGACTCCTTGCATATATCATTTGCAGCTGCGGTGAGGTAGTGGATGAAGATGCGACCACTTTCAGAGAAGGCCTGCAGGGCTTCGCGGAAAACGGAGATTTCAGACTCGGCAGAGAGCTGAGAGAGCTTATCTTTCACCAGCCGCAGGACAATTGTCTTCGGCAGCTCCTCTAATTCCCTAGCCGTCGATTCTGTCACCGTCGTCACTTCACCATTCTCCTTcgctttctctttctctttctctttttccacCATTCCTACATAAACGTATTACACACGTGCTCTCT encodes:
- the LOC113765595 gene encoding DNA polymerase epsilon subunit 3-like, whose product is MAQLFIKTTRKQFRVKLMIPIIKGIISDTSPEVSDRMVEKEKEKEKAKENGEVTTVTESTARELEELPKTIVLRLVKDKLSQLSAESEISVFREALQAFSESGRIFIHYLTAAANDICKESNRQIINAEDVFKALEEIDFPEFVQSLRAFLEEFRQRNASQTFFFGLVLVFLKSFIGPIALSFY